The proteins below are encoded in one region of Limnochordia bacterium:
- a CDS encoding trypsin-like peptidase domain-containing protein gives MSGRSTSERRLIIALSVMVVLSVATGVVLGSFLHAKWPWTSIDEGHLAGQATGGEDPTVAVVEQVGPAVVKIVTTRDLILDNFFFQIVEEREGIGSGVIVDKEGTILTNNHVIADAKEITVFLPDGRSFQGEVIGRDEFSDLAVVQIQGDNLPTATLGSSGDLRVGEAVIAIGNPFRFDNSVTTGVVSALGRDITIDPRSGLDLQNMIQTDASINPGNSGGALLNTRGEVIGINTAIYQPGQGIGFAIPIDSAKDVMEQLKQYGRVARLGALGGTLTPEIAKELGQRLGYEVPSKGAYILSVREGSPAAEAGITSGDTVISVNGTPISTMDELVKKVRSHAPGDKLRIALIKEGVRRETTVTL, from the coding sequence GTGTCGGGGCGAAGTACATCGGAACGTAGACTTATTATTGCTTTGTCGGTCATGGTGGTATTGAGTGTGGCTACAGGAGTAGTTCTAGGCTCCTTCTTACATGCAAAGTGGCCGTGGACGTCGATTGACGAAGGACACCTAGCCGGGCAGGCCACCGGTGGGGAAGATCCAACTGTTGCCGTAGTGGAACAGGTGGGGCCTGCGGTGGTCAAGATTGTGACCACCCGGGATCTCATATTAGATAACTTCTTCTTCCAGATTGTTGAAGAACGGGAAGGCATCGGTTCCGGGGTTATTGTGGACAAAGAAGGAACCATCCTAACCAATAATCATGTGATTGCTGATGCGAAAGAGATTACGGTATTTCTGCCAGATGGCAGGAGCTTTCAAGGCGAGGTCATTGGTAGAGATGAGTTCTCGGATCTAGCTGTAGTACAGATCCAAGGGGATAATCTGCCCACTGCCACCTTAGGATCATCCGGTGATCTACGGGTGGGAGAAGCAGTAATCGCCATCGGTAACCCCTTCCGTTTTGATAACTCAGTTACCACCGGAGTAGTAAGTGCCTTAGGACGGGACATCACCATCGATCCCCGTTCAGGATTAGATCTACAGAACATGATCCAGACCGATGCATCGATCAATCCCGGTAACAGTGGTGGTGCACTACTGAATACTAGGGGTGAGGTTATTGGGATTAATACAGCAATCTACCAGCCTGGCCAAGGGATTGGGTTTGCAATTCCCATCGATAGTGCTAAGGATGTTATGGAGCAGTTGAAACAGTACGGTAGAGTAGCCCGACTAGGGGCCCTCGGTGGTACCCTTACCCCTGAGATAGCCAAGGAACTTGGTCAAAGACTAGGGTATGAAGTACCCTCAAAGGGAGCCTATATCCTATCGGTACGGGAGGGAAGTCCCGCGGCTGAGGCGGGTATTACGAGTGGTGATACCGTTATCAGTGTCAACGGAACACCGATCTCTACGATGGATGAGCTAGTAAAGAAAGTGCGCAGCCATGCCCCCGGTGATAAGCTAAGGATAGCCTTAATCAAAGAGGGGGTAAGAAGGGAAACCACAGTCACTTTGTAA